One window from the genome of Hoplias malabaricus isolate fHopMal1 chromosome X2, fHopMal1.hap1, whole genome shotgun sequence encodes:
- the LOC136676279 gene encoding cyclin-O protein B-like — MSTFSDSGFEEDLQSPSPSRPFTTPRSRDQGERLTADFHEMNYDESCFIIQKNNEEKFLALDCLARQPQITAEARCKLVSWLIAVYKHFSLSFESCCLAVNIMDRFLITTSVAADCFQLLGVTALLIATKHVEVCSPRIKQLLSLCCNSFSREQLCNLECLILLKLNFRLAAPTLAFFLDYFINQELFWQRAGGKDAKIIRMPEGGNCECWRLTEDPLSTMKKYKVFACKVCELSLADYAFNKYRPSVIVQSALFLTKDLFRRHLKQSSLEPSHSSEILHLLCSVEQKSSDSNNHHIIQQCTEELKLLVSLNQESVQELLIMV, encoded by the exons ATGTCCACCTTCAGTGACTCAGGCTTCGAGGAGGACCTCCAGAGCCCTTCTCCTTCTCGTCCGTTCACAACCCCTAGGTCAAGAGACCAGGGCGAGAGACTGACAGCTGATTTCCATGAGATGAACTACGACGAGAGCTGCTTCATTATACAGAAGAACAACGAGGAGAAATTCCTTGCTCTCGATTGTTTGGCTCGTCAGCCACAG ATTACAGCTGAAGCACGCTGCAAACTAGTGAGCTGGCTCATAGCTGTCTATAAACACTTCAGCCTCTCCTTTGAATCCTGCTGCTTGGCTGTGAACATCATGGACCGGTTTTTGATCACTACATCTGTGGCTGCAGACTGTTTCCAGCTGCTGGGAGTCACAGCCTTACTGATAGCCACAAAACAT GTTGAAGTGTGCTCCCCTCGCATTAAACAGCTACTCTCACTCTGCTGCAACTCCTTCTCCAGAGAGCAGCTCTGTAACCTTGAATGCCTTATTCTCCTCAAACTCAACTTTCGCTTGGCAGCACCAACTCTCGCTTTCTTTCTTGACTACTTCATCAATCAGGAGTTATTCTGGCAGAGAGCTGGTGGAAAGGATGCTAAAATCATCAGAATGCCTGAGGGTGGCAACTGTGAGTGCTGGAGACTCACTGAAGACCCGCTCTCCACCATGAAGAAGTATAAAGTGTTCGCCTGCAAGGTCTGCGAGCTGAGTTTGGCAGACTATGCTTTCAACAAGTATCGACCCTCAGTGATTGTGCAAAGTGCTTTATTTCTGACTAAGGACCTGTTCAGGAGACATTTGAAACAGTCCTCACTCGAAccatcacactcctcagagattttacacttgCTCTGTTCAGTTGAACAGAAGTCATCAGACTCAAACAATCATCATATAATCCAACAATGCACAGAAGAGCTTAAGTTGTTGGTGTCACTCAATCAAGAGTCTGTTCAGGAATTACTCATTATGGTGTAA